The Candidatus Methylomirabilota bacterium genome has a segment encoding these proteins:
- a CDS encoding enoyl-CoA hydratase-related protein, producing the protein RRWGIPLLDGGTVRLPAIVGLGRALDIIMTGRPVDAREAERIGLANRVVPKGRARGEAEALALTIAGFPPNCVRSDRRSAYDSVGLPLTAALRREHALGMKSGATGESLAGARRFAAGAGRHGAF; encoded by the coding sequence CCGCCGCTGGGGCATCCCGCTGCTCGACGGCGGCACCGTCCGGCTGCCGGCGATCGTCGGTCTCGGCAGAGCGCTCGACATCATCATGACGGGCCGGCCCGTGGACGCGCGCGAGGCCGAGCGTATCGGGCTCGCCAACCGCGTCGTCCCGAAGGGCCGGGCGCGCGGAGAGGCGGAGGCCCTCGCGCTGACGATCGCCGGGTTCCCGCCGAACTGCGTCAGGAGCGACCGGCGGTCGGCGTACGACTCGGTGGGGCTCCCGCTCACCGCCGCGCTCAGGCGCGAGCACGCGCTCGGGATGAAGTCCGGGGCCACGGGCGAGAGCCTGGCGGGCGCCCGGCGCTTCGCCGCCGGCGCCGGCCGCCACGGGGCGTTCTAG